In Candidatus Acidiferrales bacterium, the following proteins share a genomic window:
- the acpP gene encoding acyl carrier protein, producing MASTTTEERVKQIIVEQLGVAEEEVTDNASFVDDLGADSLDTVELVMAFEEAFKIEIPDEDAEKMTTVKDAIAYVKSHSKER from the coding sequence ATGGCGTCAACGACAACGGAAGAACGAGTGAAGCAAATTATCGTCGAGCAACTGGGAGTTGCCGAAGAGGAGGTCACCGACAACGCTTCCTTTGTGGATGACCTGGGCGCCGATTCGCTGGACACGGTGGAGCTGGTGATGGCCTTCGAGGAAGCCTTCAAGATCGAAATCCCCGACGAGGACGCTGAGAAAATGACCACGGTGAAAGACGCCATCGCGTACGTCAAGAGCCATTCCAAGGAAAGGTAG
- the fabG gene encoding 3-oxoacyl-[acyl-carrier-protein] reductase, whose translation MFALGEKVAFITGASQGIGCATAEVLAEAGAKIVAASRQVEKLNALAARIQSAGGEALAVKMDVASEEEIKAAFARATERFGRVDILVNNAGIARDQLALRMKREDWDAVLQTNLTGAYLCAQQALRGMLRQQWGRIINITSVVAQTGNPGQANYISAKAGLIGLTRALAVEVASRHITVNAIAPGFIVTPMTAGLPEKAKADLIARIPLGRMGSDREIAYGVLFLASEEARYITGHVLDINGGLYLA comes from the coding sequence CCCAGGGAATCGGCTGCGCCACGGCTGAGGTGCTGGCGGAAGCAGGCGCCAAGATCGTTGCCGCTTCGAGGCAGGTCGAAAAGCTGAACGCATTGGCGGCCAGGATTCAATCGGCGGGCGGGGAAGCGCTGGCCGTCAAGATGGATGTAGCCAGCGAGGAGGAGATCAAGGCGGCTTTTGCCCGGGCGACAGAAAGATTTGGCCGGGTCGATATCCTGGTGAACAATGCCGGCATCGCGCGCGATCAACTTGCCTTGCGCATGAAACGAGAGGACTGGGATGCGGTCCTCCAGACAAACCTGACGGGCGCTTATCTTTGCGCGCAACAGGCCCTGCGGGGCATGCTCCGGCAGCAATGGGGCCGCATCATCAACATCACTTCGGTCGTCGCCCAGACCGGCAACCCCGGCCAGGCGAATTACATTTCCGCCAAAGCGGGTCTGATCGGCCTTACCAGAGCCCTGGCCGTTGAAGTGGCTTCTCGCCACATCACCGTGAACGCCATCGCTCCCGGATTTATCGTGACGCCCATGACCGCGGGGTTGCCGGAAAAGGCCAAGGCGGATTTGATCGCGCGCATTCCGCTGGGCCGGATGGGTTCGGACCGGGAAATTGCCTACGGCGTTTTGTTTCTCGCATCGGAAGAAGCGCGCTACATCACCGGTCACGTGCTGGACATCAATGGCGGGCTGTATCTCGCCTGA
- the fabF gene encoding beta-ketoacyl-ACP synthase II, with the protein MARRVVVTGLGLLSAVGNGTETVWQNLLAGKSGIAPITHFDAANFDCRIAGEVKNFDPLQFIEKKELKKMGLFIQFAIAATDWALEAACLKITPELSPRVGVYIGSGIGGFDVIEREHSKLLEGGPGRISPFFIPATIVNLAAGFVSIRAGARGPNSATATACSASAHAVGDSYRLIAHGDADAMICGGTEAAITPMGVGGFAAMRALSTRNHDPEHASRPFDQERDGFVVGEGAGMLILEELGYAERRGAKILAEIVGYGMSGDAFHITQPCEDAGGAVRVMRAAIEDANIAPDQVDYVNAHGTSTPIGDALETLALKRTFGDHARKLAVSSTKSMTGHLLGGAGGLEAGITVLAIRDQMLPPTINLTHPDPACDLDYVPNHSRKAEVRYALSNSFGFGGTNAALLFRRYPE; encoded by the coding sequence TTGGCGCGCAGGGTTGTCGTTACCGGATTAGGTTTGCTCTCGGCGGTGGGGAACGGAACGGAGACGGTCTGGCAGAACTTGCTGGCCGGCAAGAGCGGGATTGCTCCCATCACTCATTTTGACGCGGCGAACTTCGATTGCCGGATAGCCGGCGAGGTGAAGAATTTCGACCCCCTTCAGTTCATCGAGAAAAAGGAACTGAAGAAGATGGGCCTCTTCATCCAGTTTGCCATCGCTGCCACCGACTGGGCGCTTGAGGCCGCCTGCTTGAAAATCACGCCGGAGCTTTCGCCGCGCGTGGGCGTTTACATCGGTTCCGGGATCGGCGGGTTTGACGTCATTGAGCGCGAGCACTCGAAGCTGCTCGAAGGCGGGCCGGGGCGCATTTCTCCCTTTTTCATTCCGGCAACCATTGTCAATCTGGCGGCCGGCTTTGTTTCCATTCGCGCGGGGGCGCGCGGACCGAACTCAGCGACGGCGACGGCCTGCTCGGCCAGCGCTCATGCCGTGGGCGATTCCTACCGCTTGATCGCGCATGGCGATGCCGACGCCATGATCTGCGGCGGCACGGAAGCCGCCATCACTCCCATGGGTGTCGGCGGCTTTGCCGCCATGCGAGCGCTGTCCACGCGCAACCACGACCCGGAACATGCCAGCCGGCCCTTCGACCAGGAGCGCGACGGCTTTGTGGTCGGAGAAGGCGCCGGAATGCTGATCCTCGAAGAGCTGGGATATGCGGAACGCCGGGGCGCGAAGATTCTGGCGGAAATCGTCGGCTACGGCATGTCCGGCGACGCCTTTCACATCACTCAGCCGTGCGAAGATGCCGGCGGCGCAGTACGGGTCATGAGGGCGGCCATCGAAGACGCGAACATCGCGCCTGACCAGGTGGACTACGTCAATGCTCACGGGACCTCAACCCCGATCGGCGACGCGCTGGAGACGCTGGCGCTCAAGCGCACCTTTGGCGACCACGCCCGCAAGCTGGCCGTCAGCTCGACCAAATCCATGACCGGGCATCTGCTGGGCGGGGCCGGGGGCCTCGAGGCGGGGATCACCGTGCTGGCCATCCGCGATCAGATGTTGCCGCCGACGATCAACCTGACCCACCCTGACCCCGCTTGCGATCTGGACTACGTGCCGAACCACTCGCGCAAGGCAGAGGTTCGCTACGCTCTTTCGAATTCGTTTGGCTTCGGCGGCACCAACGCCGCCTTGCTGTTCCGGCGTTACCCGGAATAG